One window of the Cardiocondyla obscurior isolate alpha-2009 linkage group LG05, Cobs3.1, whole genome shotgun sequence genome contains the following:
- the LOC139102917 gene encoding chymotrypsin-1-like has protein sequence MHVFFGFLIACLTVVTYAVDPQIVNGTNAVIGAHPYMVSLRLNNNHFCGGSIIHKRYVLTAAHCLTQFKDSSNLENVTIHAGTNFLSKPGYVYKPEAAIVHPKFNLLLIRNDVGLFRLTTDIEYNLLVKPIPIAKTNSALVGDRCFLTGWGTLEYRGQIPDRLQKLKLKIYSQVKCKIAFLNVKPSHICAFSKNGQGACHGDSGSPLIANGVQVGIASFVRPCAVGYPDVYTRVSSFANWIAEHINTE, from the exons ATGCACgtattttttggttttttgatTGCTTGTTTGACGGTGGTCACTTATG cCGTGGATCCACAGATCGTCAATGGAACCAATGCTGTAATTGGGGCACACCCTTACATGGTGTCTCTGAGACTTAACAACAATCACTTCTGCGGCGGATCAATTATTCATAAACGTTACGTGCTCACTGCGGCTCACTGTCTTACGCA GTTTAAAGATTCCAGCAATCTGGAAAATGTAACAATTCACGCGGGCACGAATTTTTTGAGTAAACCTGGTTACGTTTATAAACCCGAAGCAGCCATCGTTCATCCTAAATTTAATCTACTTTTAATTCGTAACGATGTTGGCTTGTTCCGCCTAACAACTGACATAGAATACAATTTATTAGTAAAACCAATCCCAATCGCAAAGACAAATTCGGCTCTAGTTGGAGATCGTTGTTTCTTAACGGGATGGGGAACACTCGAG tataGAGGCCAAATACCGGATAGGCTTCAAAAGCTCAAGCTGAAAATTTACTCGCAAGTAAAGTGTAAAATTGCATTCCTAAATGTAAAACCGAGTCACATCTGTGCATTTTCAAAAAATGGTCAAGGAGCGTGCCAC gGTGACTCTGGTAGTCCACTTATTGCTAATGGTGTTCAAGTTGGAATTGCTTCGTTTGTTCGACCATGCGCCGTCGGATACCCGGATGTATACACAAGAGTATCATCTTTTGCAAATTGGATCGCTGAACACATTAACACTGAATGA
- the LOC139102918 gene encoding chymotrypsin-1-like has translation MRALTCFTFIALACATQGDTSSQIIGGKNVPIAKYPFQVSIKYSGQHICSGSIINNRNILTSARCIYRLENLRDNLKIHAGTLWLDIPGAVYDVIDVRIHEKFDEITNDIAVIYLQTPIRYSMLIQSINLLTNDVNLEGKSCMLAGWGHTEIGGDISNNLKEIETTVSSQKECNEISSATNITICTLIKPGLGGCDGDRGGPLIIGGTQIGIVSSYSCGIKKLDVHTKVSSFISWIITNLNN, from the exons ATGCGTGCACTAACTTGTTTCACATTCATCGCTTTGGCATGCGCCACTCAAg GAGATACGTCTTCGCAGATCATTGGCGGTAAGAACGTTCCCATCGCTAAATATCCGTTTCaagtttcaataaaatattccggCCAACATATCTGCAGTGGATCTATCATCAATAATCGTAATATATTAACTTCAGCACGCTGTATTTATAG ACTCGAAAATCTGAGAGATAATCTAAAAATCCATGCCGGTACACTCTGGTTAGACATACCAGGAGCTGTTTATGACGTAATCGATGTTAGAATTCACGAGAAGTTCGACGAGATTACTAATGACATCGCTGTAATCTATCTTCAAACTCCTATACGATATAGCATGCTAATACAATCGATAAACCTTTTGACAAATGATGTAAATCTCGAAGGTAAATCGTGCATGTTAGCCGGATGGGGACATACAGAG ATTGGTGgtgatatttcaaataatttgaaGGAAATAGAAACAACAGTTTCTTCGCAGAAAGAATGCAATGAAATATCGTCAGCTACAAATATCACTATCTGTACTTTGATTAAGCCAGGCCTAGGAGGATGCGAC GGTGATCGCGGTGGACCTTTAATAATCGGCGGAACTCAAATTGGAATTGTCTCTTCTTATTCTTGTGGAATAAAAAAACTGGACGTTCATACAAAAGTTTCCAGTTTTATATCATGGATCatcacaaatttaaataattaa
- the LOC139102817 gene encoding transmembrane protease serine 9-like translates to MRVLTCFVLISLAYVAQGAPPPRIVGGKDAPVGKYPYQISLKYYGSHRCGGSILDNRNVLTAAHCVDGLENSVNNLKVHAGTNYLNETGEVYDVASVSVNKNYDDYYLVNDVALVHLKSPIVYNTLVQPINLTTNDKDLEGKPCTLSGWGTTRLGGSTPNNLQEIELIVYPQKKCEAAQWRVKDSHICTLTKEGEGACHGDSGGPLVANGAQIGIVSFGSPCAIGYPDVYTRVSSFVPWINANLKKTTWLRMLIAMNAVTSVIIAFLALTTYGLPSPQIRGGTDALDGAFPYQVSLRTDPADPINTHFCGGAIISERYVITCAHCIEPFREQLDDLYVAVGSNYLDGNNTDIYKVMELIIHAGYNELMHLNDIGLIITFGSINFNSNVQPIALPTADRNYENYPLLVSGWGSLELNEPNANRLQEMIVKGYSHKLCSRVYGNIKNTHLCTFTNINKGMCDGDSGGPLVADGVLVGLMSYSYTACNTGGLDVSTRVISYRPWIEHYTGIL, encoded by the exons ATGCGTGTGTTAACTTGTTTCGTGCTTATTTCTCTAGCATACGTCGCTcaag GAGCTCCGCCTCCTCGTATTGTCGGCGGTAAAGATGCACCAGTCGGCAAATATCCGTATCAAATTTCATTGAAATATTATGGTTCACACAGATGCGGTGGCTCTATTTTGGATAATCGTAACGTATTAACTGCGGCACATTGTGTTGATGG ATTGGAAAATTCGGTAAACAATCTAAAGGTCCATGCTGGCACAAACTATTTAAATGAAACAGGAGAAGTTTATGACGTCGCCAGTGTCAGCGTTAACAAAAATTACGACGATTATTACCTCGTTAATGATGTTGCTTTGGTTCATCTTAAATCACCTATAGTATACAACACGCTAGTGCAACCGATAAATCTTACGACGAACGACAAAGATCTCGAGGGCAAACCATGCACGTTAAGCGGATGGGGAACTACAAGG CTTGGTGGAAGTACTCCGAATAATTTGCAAGAGATTGAACTCATTGTCTATCCGCAAAAGAAATGCGAAGCCGCACAATGGAGAGTAAAAGATTCTCATATTTGCACTCTGACTAAAGAAGGAGAAGGAGCGTGTCAC ggTGATTCTGGTGGACCTTTAGTAGCCAACGGGGCTCAAATTGGAATCGTTTCCTTCGGTAGTCCATGTGCGATTGGCTATCCAGACGTTTATACAAGAGTATCAAGTTTCGTGCCATGGATCAACGCAaatttgaagaaa ACAACGTGGCTCAGAATGCTTATCGCTATGAATGCTGTCACTAGTGTCATAATTGCGTTCCTGGCGCTTACCACCTATG gtTTGCCAAGTCCGCAAATTAGAGGTGGGACTGATGCTTTAGATGGCGCATTTCCTTATCAAGTGTCATTGAGGACAGATCCGGCAGATCCCATTAATACCCACTTTTGCGGTGGTGCCATTATTAGCGAACGTTATGTTATCACTTGTGCACATTGTATTGAACC aTTTCGCGAACAACTTGATGACTTATATGTAGCCGTTGGAAGTAATTATCTTGACGGAAATAATACAGATATTTATAAAGTGATGGAGTTAATAATACACGCTGGTTACAACGAATTGATGCATCTTAATGACATTGGTTTGATTATAACATTTggaagtattaattttaattcaaatgtTCAACCAATCGCTTTGCCAACTGCAGATcgtaattacgaaaattatccTCTCTTAGTTTCAGGCTGGGGTAGTCTCGAA TTGAACGAGCCAAATGCTAACCGTTTGCAAGAGATGATAGTAAAGGGATATTCCCATAAATTATGCAGCCGTGTATATGGAAACATCAAAAATACTCATTTATGCACTTTCACGAACATAAATAAAGGAATGTGTGAT
- the LOC139102916 gene encoding chymotrypsin-1-like, whose product MNAFFALVIASLAVAAYGYPNSHIVGGEDAPAGKYPYQVSLRKSGSHSCGGSIINQYTILTAAHCIVGYTGNSNALKSLTIHAGTNLLSEDGNVYKAKRAIVHKRYSALLLTNDVGLLILTTPITFTQNVQSIPLATTDVAPAGSPCTLSGWGTTSLGGPIPNKLQEIELKVFDQKQCKRQQWRVQSSHICTLTKEGEGACHGDSGGPLVAEGVQIGIVSFGVPCARGAPDVFTKVSAFTDWIQENSVE is encoded by the exons ATGAACGCATTCTTTGCCTTGGTGATCGCATCTTTAGCGGTAGCCGCTTATg GCTATCCAAATTCACACATTGTCGGCGGAGAGGATGCCCCGGCCGGTAAATATCCGTATCAAGTATCTCTGAGAAAATCCGGAAGCCACTCCTGCGGTGGATCCATAATCAACCAATATACTATTCTAACCGCTGCCCATTGCATAGTGGG cTACACAGGAAACTCTAACGCTTTAAAGTCGTTGACTATTCACGCTGGAACAAATCTGTTAAGTGAAGATGGAAATGTTTACAAAGCAAAACGTGCCATCGTTCATAAAAGATACAGCGCTCTTCTACTAACCAATGACGTCGGATTACTAATTCTGACAACTCCTATTACATTTACTCAAAATGTACAATCAATACCGCTTGCAACTACCGACGTTGCTCCCGCTGGATCTCCCTGTACTCTATCTGGATGGGGAACGACTtcg cttGGTGGTCCCATTCCTAATAAATTGCAAGAAATTGAATTGAAAGTTTTTGACCAAAAGCAATGCAAACGACAGCAATGGAGAGTGCAGTCCTCTCATATTTGTACGCTCACGAAAGAAGGCGAAGGCGCGTGTCAT gGTGATTCCGGTGGTCCTCTCGTTGCTGAAGGTGTTCAGATCGGTATTGTCTCCTTCGGTGTACCATGTGCTCGTGGAGCTCCCGATGTTTTCACTAAAGTGTCTGCTTTTACTGATTGGATTCAAGAAAATTCTGTTGAATAA